GACATTACCGACTGGGTGAAATGGTTCGTCGACTCGGTTCTGCTGGCGCAACAAGAAGCTGCTCAGAAAGTTGACTTTGCATTGAAGAAAGCCAAATTCTGGGAAAAACATAAACATACCGAACTGAACGAACGCCAACAGAAAGTGCTCAATAAGCTTTTCAATGCTGGCTCTGACGGCTTTGAAGGCGGGCTAAGCGCAAAAAAATACATCAGCATCACCAGTAGCTCCAAAGCCACCGCAACTCGTGATCTTGGCGACTTGGTTGAGAAAGAGTGCTTGTGCCGCTTAGAAGGTGGCGGCAGGAATGCGAGATATGGGGTGGCTATTTGAATTAGCAAATCGAGCAAAGGGTTCTAGCCTTTTAGGTTTCAAGTCATTGCGAAATTCACTTCATGGACATTGGCTAAATTTAGATGCTGCTTTGCATGCCAAAGATCATAATTGTCTTGCATAGCTAACCAGCTTTCGGGAGTCCTGCCTAATGCTTTTGATAAACGCAGAGCCATTTCTGGTGATACAGCACTTTGACCTTTTAAAACTCGATTCAAGGTCGAAGAAGCAACATCCAGTTGTTTGGCTAAATACCGACAACTCAGGCCTGAAGGTTCAAGGTAGACGTCATATATGAATTCACCTGGGTGCGGAGGGTTATGCATACTCATCAGTGGTAGTCCTCATAGTTTAGAATATAAGCATTGCCATCAATAAACTCGAAAGTAATGCGCCAATTACCGTTTACAGTAATAGACCAAATCCCATCACGGTCACCTTTTAAGGTATGTAACTTAAAACCGGGTAAATTGATGTCATCAATTTCTTGGGCGGTATCAATCGCAGTAAGTTGCATACGTAACTTACTTTTATGTTTTGCTTGAATACCGGAAGCACTGCCTGTTTCAAAGTACTTCTTAAGGCCTTTGTGTTTAAATGATTTAATCATGAGTGAAGTGTAGCGTGATGCGCATCACTACTCAATGAGAAAATCATGTTATTGGCGGTAGCCTAAGAACCAAAGCCACCGCAGCCCGAGACCTCGTCGACTTAGTTGAGAAAAATTGCTTATATCGCTTGGAAGGCGGCGGCAGGAATGTGAGATATGGGTTGAAATTGATGTAAACAGGTGACTTTCTAGCAATGCTTAAAAATTCCACGTTCATTTATATTTGCTTAGCACTTCAGAGAGGGGTTTAGAGTTAAGTTGCTTTTTATCATACGCTTCAATGCGAGCATCTGACTCCTGCGCCCAAATAGCGTTTAGCTCAGCATTCGGTGTATCTAAGCTTTCAAGTAGCTTTTCGACAAGCTCTACCCGTTCGTTCATTGAGAGTGATAATGCATCTTCAACGATGTTTCTGTTTACTTGAGTCATTGTATGTCCTCCTCGATTAAGTGAAAGAATAGCACTGAAAGGAGGGGAGCTGTATCTACCCTAATACTGAATAAAGAAGATTGAGCTAGAAAATCTAATTTATTCGGCCAAAAAATCACCATATATTGAGCCGAATAACAGCATAATTGGCTCAATATCGATAAAAATACATGGGCATCACCAGTAGCTCCAAAGCCACCGCAACTCGTGATCTTGTTGGCTTGGTTGAGAAAGAGTGTTTATGTCGCTTAGGAGGTGACGGCAGGAATGCGAGATATGGGTTGAGGTTTTAGTTTTCGCACTTTTTTCTTTGGTCTTTAATTTTTATTACGTCGAAGAGTTAAGGGAGCCGTCCTTTTTTATTAGATCTGTTGTAAAAGTGTTGAATCTTTTATATATAGTTTATTTGACCGACTTAGACACTATTTGAATAGTGATTTAAGCTTTCTTAGGCTTATTATTTCCGTAATTACGTTCAGCAGAATCAATAGCTTTCTGCATATTGTCTTCCAGTTCTTTAAGCATTTCCTCCAATGGGTTGCTTAGCCACGTAGGGTCAAGACTTCTTCTGGTTGCCTCCTCCAGTAGAGGTTTATATTGAGTGATCATGTAAGAATAAAAACTTCTGCACCTAGATGCTCTGAGTTTAAGTCTATCTACAACATTCCTTTCATCTGTAATCTGCTGAGAGAGTAATTTTAATACCTCCCAAACTGCTTTATCTGAAATGAACGTATCCATTAATATATTCTCTACAAAGGTAAAGTCAGAAAGTAAACTTCTTATTATATGACCACCAAGTCTACTCGCAAAATAACTACTAGAAAGATCTGCTCTTCCATGTGATTTAGTATGAATAAACCTCTTTTCACATAAATCGGATAATACATCGATTGTATCTGATTCAGAGAACCCTATAGCTTTTAAATTATCTCTGATAGTTGGCCCATCAAGAGATCCACTTCCAGTATTGCTACTGTGTTTAACTAATGCGCCAAGCACAAACATACGAAGTAATTCTCCGTTTGATCTCCCTAGTCTAGAATCAAAAGGGTTACCAATAACAGAATATTCTTCACTGTATACAGATTGATTTCCTAACAGTATTGATCTAAAAGCTTCTTGCTTAGGTAGAGTATATTTTTTTGTTGACCCGAATGTTTGTAATGCTTTTGCAGGGTCAGTATAGCCTCTAGCTAAAAATTCTCGAGTCATTCTTAATGCAAGACGAACGTCATGATTAGATAAAACATCAATTCTATCGCCTATTTCGGTTCCAAGTACTGAGCTTTTTACTATATCTATAAATACAGATAGGTCATCTACCTTGAAATCTGCACCATTTAAAGCAGTGAAACTTCCTTTCTTTTCAGATAACATTTGTCCGGTTAAGAAAAAGCGTCTTGAAAGTACCGCTGGGATCTCTGGAGGCTCAATATGAATCGGATCGAAGTCAAAAGCATCAAATGTAGGTGAGTTTCTATGATCTACATAAGTCGACTCTCTCATAGCAATGATTAAATTAATATTTAACCGGCCAGCCAGTGCTATTGCATCAGAAAAAATATTAGACTGTGTTTCGTCATCTTCAAATTGGTCAATATTATCAATTACCAAAAAAACTGGGCTCTGTGCTGCGCCGTATTTTATTAATTTGTCGACATATGGAGCAACCTTGTTGTAATCATCCATAATAACTTCAGTGATTTTTTCATTGAAGTTGTCTTGGTTTTTAGAAAGAAGGAACATAGGGCCACTTTTTAATGCTTTAATATCTTCTGAGTAAGCATTTTTAATTGACCTATTATAATCACTAAAATAATCATCATTTTTAATATATTCGAATAATGAGGAATATATGAAATTTATTGGTGATTCATTTTGCGAGAAGTTTCTAAAATCTATATCAATCCAATGTGGATATAATTCATTATTAGATTTTTCAAAATATGACTCTGATGCAACTCTTCTTGTATATTGTAAAAAGGTAGTTTTACCCGTTCCTACAGTACCTAAAATCAATATTGCTAAAGGGCGAGAATTTGAAGAGGCGGCAGTAATAGAGTTAAATAATGACGCTGACTCTCTTTTTCTCATAGGTCGTTTAGGTTGAGATGAAAATAAAGGCTCTCTCTTCTGTAAGTGCATTTTTATTCTGTTATCAAATTTTTGTCTATCTGCATTTTTTACATAACATTTTTCGAGCAGATCTTTATCTGAATTTATTATTGAGTCTGAAAAAGCACTTATAACTTCGTTTTCTATTAGGGGGTATATCGGGTTTGTTGATCTTGTCCCAGACCCTTTAAAAAATCTGTTCAGTCTTCGTTCTTCAAATTGATCTGTATTTCTCCCTATAAGTTCGGTTGCCAAATTACCATCAATGACTCCATCTCTAGATAAGAGACTTTTAAAGTATTCAGATTCTTCACCTAAGACTCTTTCTAGAGAGTCGAAAACTATTGCGTAAGACGATGAAAAACTAACTTGGTCAGTTCGAACAGCAGGAAAGAGAATCCATTGGCTACCATTTGTAACAACTGCAAAAGGTATAGATTTTTTTCTGCAGTAATTTCTGGCTTGTTTTATAGCATCCCCAGTCTTACCCTCCATAATTTGACCAGAAAGTTTCACTCTCTTTTGATTTGGTATTGTGTTGAATGAATCTCCGATCCTTTTAGCTTCAATTAATATTGATATATCTGCAGTTCTTATTATATAGTCCGCAAAAGTTGTATTTCCATCCTCCGATACCCTTTCTTCATATGAAATATCAAAATCTTTCCAATCTAAAACTTCTTCAATAATTTTATCTATTAATTTTTTTCTCGTTTCTGCTTCGTTGGCATTATGAAGTGTTAAATGTGAATTACGCTCTAGTAGCTCTTTGATAAAATCTTTCATTATTTAGTTCTCAGAATGACTCATAAATACCTAATGCTATTATGAATGGGTCTTTTAATATATTTGAGTTTAAAGACACTTTAACGATACTTGGGTAAAAAGCCAAGCGGCGTTTTGATGAGGTAGGCGGTAGTTTCGAGAGAGAAACGATACTTGGCTTGGTGCCATGTGGAGAGGTTGTCGGGCTGAAGCCGTGACTTACATGAAAGCTTCGCTTTCAATAACCCCTCCCTAACCCTCCCCTTGAAGAGAGAAGGGGAGGGAACAGAGAAAGCAAAAACACCAGCCGAGGCTGGTGTTTTTATTGGCGCTGTATGAAAGGTTGAGCTGTTAAGCTTGAGCTTTCTTGAACGCTTGGATCAGTGCTTGGGTAGAAGCATCCAGTGCGCTGTTGTCGCTGTCGCTAACAAGGTGGTTGAAGATGTCGGTTCCCAATACTTTGCCAAGTTCGACGCCCCATTGGTCGAATGAGTTGATGCCCCAAATCGTGCCTTGTACAAAAGTACGGTGCTCGTAGAGGGCGATCAAGGCACCAACGGCCGCTGGTGTCATTTTATCCGTTAGTAGGGTGTTGCTTGGGCGGTTGCCTTTGATCACTTTGTGCGGTGCAATCTTGGCGATTTGCTCAGCTGTTGCACCGGCATCACGAAGTTCTTGCTGTGCTTGCTCAAGGGTTTTACCGACCATCAAGGCTTGCGACTGGCTTAGGCAGTTAGCAAACAATTGTGTGTGGTGTTCGCCAATTGGGTTGTGGCTTGCCAATGGGACAATGAAGTCCACAGGAACAAGGCGGGTGCCTTGATGCAATAACTGGTGGTAAGCGTGTTGGCCGTTGGTGCCAGCGCCACCCCAAATGATGGGGCCGGTGTCGGTTTCTACACCGTCACCATTCAATAGTGTAGATTTACCGTTACTTTCCATGTCGAGCTGTTGTATGTGAGCTGGCATGGCGCGTAGGTAGTGATCGTAAGGGATCAAGGCATGGGTTTGTGCGTTGTGGAAGTTGATGTACCACACGCCAAGTGCGCCCATGATAACGGGGAGGTTTTCTTCAAACGGTGCGGTACGGAAATGCTCATCCATTTGGTGAGCGCCGTCTAGCAATTCATAGAAGTTGTCCATGCCAACGGCAATTGCTACTGGCAAGCCAATCGCTGACCAAAGTGAGTAACGTCCGCCAACCCAATCCCACATTGGGAAGATGTTTTCTTCTGCCATACCAAAGGCAACGGCTTTTTTCACGTTCGAGCTAACGGCCGCGAAGTGTTTGCTTACTGACGCTTCAGACCCGCCATTGCTTAGGAACCAATCACGTGCTGCGTTGGCGTTAGATAAGGTTTCTAATGTACCAAAGGTTTTCGATGAGATAACAAAAACAGTGGTTTCTGGGTTCAGCTGTTTTAGCTTGCCGGTAATGTCAGAACCATCGATGTTGGCAACAAAGTGTACTTTGATGTCGTCTTTTTTGTACGGTGTCAGAGCTTCTGCAACCACTTTTGGCCCAAGGTAAGAGCCGCCAATGCCGATAGAAACTACATCCGTAATGGTTTTTCCGCTATGGCCTTTCCATTCGCCGCTGTGCAGTTGCGCAACAAATTTTTCCATTTGTTTTAGTGTGGTACGGACTTCTTCTAAGACGTTAACGCCATCCACCATGAGCGATTCTTGAGCTTGGCTAGCACGAAGGGCGATGTGCAAAACAGAGCGGTCTTCTGTGTTGTTGATGTGCGCGCCGCTGAACATACCTTTGATGGCATTTTCTAGTCCTGCTTCTTTTACGAGATCTGTGAGTAGAGATAAGGTTTTTTCGTTGGCGCGGTTTTTGGCGTAATCAAGAGTCCAGCCTGCCGCGTGAGTGGTGTATTTCTCAGCACGTTTTGGGTCTGCTTCAAACAAGGATTTCATATCAACAGAGTTCATTTCTTGTTGGTGGTCGGCCAACTTTTTCCAAGCTGTTAGTTCTGTGGGTGAGCGCATTACAATCTCCCTCGGTCTTAAAGTGAGTTAAGCAAGTTCTACACGCAAGTTATCGATCAAGCGTGCGCTTCCTAGGTATGCCGCAGCCAAAATGACTAGGCTTTTCTCTTCCTCTGACGGTGTTTGCAAATTATCTTGTGCGCGGATCTCGAAATAATCACGACGGAATCCAGCCGCTTCAAGCTTCTGTAGAGCTTGTTCGCGGATGTCCTCGTGACTCGCACTGTTTGTTATTAGGGCGTCTTTCGCCCATAACAAGGTTTGGTACATCGTCGGTGCGATGTGCCTTTCTTCTTTGGTTAAATAGCCATTGCGTGAACTCATAGCAAGGCCGTCGTCATTACGCGCAGTATCGATGCCGATCACTCGTACGTTAGAGCTTAGGTCTCGAACCATGTCTTCAATGACTTTTAATTGCTGAAAGTCTTTGTTGCCGAATATGGCACAGTCTGGCTGAACAATGTTAAACAATTTGGTCACTACGGTAGAGACACCAACAAAATGCCCTGGGCGTGATGCGCCACAAAGGATATCGGATAGGCCAATGACTTCAATTTGAGTTTGGCTACGTTTGCCATCTGGGTACATTTCTAGGGCATCGGGTGCAAATAGATAATGACAGCCATTTGCTTGTAAGACGCGTTTGTCTTCTTCAAGCGTTTTTGGGTAGCGCTCTAGGTCTTCGTTTGCAGAAAACTGCATTGGATTAACAAAAATAGAGGAAACGATCACATCGCCTTCTTCGGTAGCACGACGAATCAGTGACATGTGTCCGTCATGTAAGTTGCCCATGGTCGGCACAAAAATAATGCTTTTGTCTTGTAGGCGCTCTATTTTCAGGGCAGCACGAAGTTCGGCGATGGTGTGAAAAGTTTTCATTGTTTGAATCCGTGCTCTGGTCCTGGGAATGTCGTGTCTTTGACTTCTTTAACATAGGCTTCAAAGGCTTCTGTGACATTACGGCCATCGGTTAAGAAGTTTTTGACGAACTTTGGTGTGTGGCCTAAGTTAATGCCGAGCATGTCGTGCATTACCAAAACTTGGCCGTCAGTGTGGTGTCCAGCGCCTATGCCTATGGTCGGTACAGGAACGGCGTCGGTTAGTGTTTTACCAAGTTCGGTTGGGATGCATTCGTAAAGCAAGATGTCAGCGCCTGCTTCAACCAGTTCAAGAGATTCTTTCAGTAATAAATCAGCGGATTCTTGGCTTTTGCCTTGAACTTTATAGCCGCCAAATTTATGCACAGACTGAGGGGTTAATCCTAAGTGGGCGCACACTGGAATGCCGCGTTGGCTTAATAGTCTTATAGTGTCGGCAAGCCAGCTTCCGCCTTCTAGTTTGACCATGCTCGCACCGGCTTGCATGAGTTTTGCGGCATTGTCGAGTGCTTGCTCAGGTTTGCTGTAACTCATGAACGACATGTCGGCTAGGATGAAGGCATTGGTGTTGCCTCGTTTCACGGCCGCTGTGTGATAGCACATGTCTTCAATAGTAACAGGAAGCGTGCTGTCTTGGCCTTGTATGACCATGCCTAAGGAATCACCAACAAGAATGGTTTCAACGCCAGCAACATTCATGACATTGGTGAATGACGCGTCATAGGATGTGAGGCAGGTGATTTTTTCTTTATCAATTTTCATCTTTTTGAGAGTAGATAAAGTAACTGGCTTGGTAAGCTTTCTTTGTGAGTTATCTGAATACATAGTTTATTCTTCTTTGATAAGAACCAAATCGCTGGTATCAAGTTGGTGTAACTGCTCGGTAACGGTTTTGCCATTTTCTAAGCGCATCTTAGGTGCAAGATCGTTGAGTGGTTTGATGACAAACCCTCTTTCTAGCATGTGGGTATGCGGTACAGTTAGTCGAGGTAATTGTATTTTTTCTGACCCGTACAATAACAGATCTAAATCAAGGGTGCGCGGACCCCAATGGCGTTCTCTTACTCGGCGTTGAGCTTGTTCTATGCTTTGTAATATGTCGAGTAGAGCAATAGGGGTTAGGTCGGTTTCGAATGATGCGACGGCATTAATGTAGTCTGGTTGATCTTGAGGACCAACGGGCTTGCTGCCGTAAATAGAAGAAACACGAAAAGCGTTTAAGCGATCGTGCTTCTTTAGGGTTTCAATGGCGCGATCAAGTTGCGCCATTGGGTTGTCAAGATTGCTGCCGAGGCCGATATAAGCTTGTATCACAGCGCATCCTCTTATTCGTCAGATGTTTCGCTTGGCGTGTTTGCACTTATGCTATTGCCATTACTTTTTCTGCGACGACGTGGGCGGCGTTTTTTTGGGCCTTCTTTGTCGTTGGCGTGAGTATCAATGTTTTTGATGAGCTCTCTTTGCTGGCTTTCTGAACCATGCTGAAAAGCTTCCCACCAGTCACCTAGGCCATCCAATTTTGTGCCGCTGAGTTCTCTGATTAATAAGAAATCAAATCCAGCGCGGAAGCGAGGGTGTTCTAGTAGTAAAAAGGCACGTTTCCCATAGCGTTTTGGGAGTCTATATTGCATGTCCCAAATTTCACGCATGGGTGTTGAAAATCGTCGTGGAATGGCGGTCGATGCGACTTGATTGTCTAATACCATGTTCGCAGCTTGGTGCAGTGCGGGTGTCGCTGGCATGCCTTGCGCTTGAAATTCATCATGGCGTAACGCGACGCTTGGCCACAGTAGTACAGCGTATAAAAAGTAAGGTGCTGTCGTTTTGCCGCTTTGTATGCGATCGTCTGTGTTTTTTAGGCCTTGAAGGATAAAGGCTTCCGGATCGATATCATCGCGTTTCCAGCCGCTTTTAAGTAAAGCGTCAGTGTCGGGAAATAAATAACGAAATAGACCATATTGGCGGAGTAAAGCAAAGGTTTGGATACCGTTGCCGCTGCCCATAAGTTTTAACACTTCTTCGAAAAGGCGCGCTGGCGGAATATGGTCTAGCAGGTGCGCCATTTCTTTGATCGGTGCCGCTGTTTTGGCTTCAAGTTCAAAGCCGAGCTTTCCGGCGAAGCGAATCGCACGCAACATACGCACAGGATCTTCTTGATAGCGCTGACGAGCGTCACCAATAATACGAATCTGTTTGTCTTCTATGTCTTTTAGGCCACCGCAGTAATCGTGAATACTGAAATCTTGAACATTGTAATACAGCGCGTTAAAAGTGAAGTCGCGGCGTTCTGCGTCTTCTTCAATACTGCCGTACACGTTGTCGCGTAATACAATGCCATGGGCAGATCGCGCGGAGTCTTTACCTTTTAGAGATTCTTGTGGCTGCTGCTTTTCGCTGTCATCGTCTTGGGATGCGCCCGCTCTAAATGTAGAGACTTCAATAATTTCACGACCAAAGGTCACATGAACCAATTTGAACCGACGACCAATGAGTCTTGAGTTAGAAAAAATGGTGTGAACTTCTTCGGGTGTCGCGTTGGTTACGACATCAAAGTCTTTTGGCTCAATACCGATGAGGTGGTCTCGAACGCAGCCGCCGACAAGGTAAGCGTCATAGCCAGCTTTATTTAGGCGATATAATACTTTTACGGCATTGGGGCTTAAATTTTGGCGAGATAAGCTGTGATCGCTGCGAGGGATGATAATAGGGTAAGTCTGAGCCTGTGGTGAGGCAAACAGAGAGGTAGCTTTACGTACCAGAGATTTTAATCCTGTAAGCATTAGACAACAAATTTTAAAGTTAACGATAAAGACATTCTACACGTGATGGACTTAAAGTTACACGAATAATGGCCATGTATGAGGTAATATGAACTAATTTGGTGTGTTGAAGTAGAAGAGAATGTGAAGCGATTAATTATTTACTTATCAGTAAATAAAATAATCGCTTTGGATACATGAAGATACTAGTTCCGAAAACAAAGTGGGTGCTGCTTCTGCAGTTCTACTCAGGTTTTATTTTTATTATTGCATCGTTTTCATCGCCCTAAGGCTTGCATATCTAAAAAGATCAATTATCCAAAGCGATTTTCCATCCATGACCTCAAATTTTTATTTTTATTTGAAGAGGTCACAGTGTTCCTACTTGTTATTTTTATTGTTAAGAACCTACATACGACGATTAACTTATTTTTATTCTTGGTCAATCTTATTATCGTTGTACCATCTATAAGGCATTTGTTGTGCCAAAAACAATAAAGTGCTGATTTTGTTAAGGTTTGAGAAAATACTGTACACTTTTTTTACAATATTGCGTTATTTTTTTGGGTATTTTAGTATCAAGTGTTACTTTTCTGCTGTTACTTTTTTGGGTATAGCGAGTTTTTGTCGTCTTTCCCATAGACTTTTTCTTGATATGCCCAAAGAATGTGCAAGTTGTGTTTCCGTCATCTTGTGTTGGTGCGAGAGTACGAAATGTTTGAAGTAATCGTCTAGCGTTGTCCC
This genomic stretch from Marinomonas primoryensis harbors:
- a CDS encoding type II toxin-antitoxin system RelE/ParE family toxin is translated as MIKSFKHKGLKKYFETGSASGIQAKHKSKLRMQLTAIDTAQEIDDINLPGFKLHTLKGDRDGIWSITVNGNWRITFEFIDGNAYILNYEDYH
- the folK gene encoding 2-amino-4-hydroxy-6-hydroxymethyldihydropteridine diphosphokinase, giving the protein MQAYIGLGSNLDNPMAQLDRAIETLKKHDRLNAFRVSSIYGSKPVGPQDQPDYINAVASFETDLTPIALLDILQSIEQAQRRVRERHWGPRTLDLDLLLYGSEKIQLPRLTVPHTHMLERGFVIKPLNDLAPKMRLENGKTVTEQLHQLDTSDLVLIKEE
- the panB gene encoding 3-methyl-2-oxobutanoate hydroxymethyltransferase — protein: MYSDNSQRKLTKPVTLSTLKKMKIDKEKITCLTSYDASFTNVMNVAGVETILVGDSLGMVIQGQDSTLPVTIEDMCYHTAAVKRGNTNAFILADMSFMSYSKPEQALDNAAKLMQAGASMVKLEGGSWLADTIRLLSQRGIPVCAHLGLTPQSVHKFGGYKVQGKSQESADLLLKESLELVEAGADILLYECIPTELGKTLTDAVPVPTIGIGAGHHTDGQVLVMHDMLGINLGHTPKFVKNFLTDGRNVTEAFEAYVKEVKDTTFPGPEHGFKQ
- a CDS encoding addiction module protein, with translation MTQVNRNIVEDALSLSMNERVELVEKLLESLDTPNAELNAIWAQESDARIEAYDKKQLNSKPLSEVLSKYK
- a CDS encoding HigA family addiction module antitoxin codes for the protein MSMHNPPHPGEFIYDVYLEPSGLSCRYLAKQLDVASSTLNRVLKGQSAVSPEMALRLSKALGRTPESWLAMQDNYDLWHAKQHLNLANVHEVNFAMT
- a CDS encoding P-loop NTPase fold protein, whose protein sequence is MKDFIKELLERNSHLTLHNANEAETRKKLIDKIIEEVLDWKDFDISYEERVSEDGNTTFADYIIRTADISILIEAKRIGDSFNTIPNQKRVKLSGQIMEGKTGDAIKQARNYCRKKSIPFAVVTNGSQWILFPAVRTDQVSFSSSYAIVFDSLERVLGEESEYFKSLLSRDGVIDGNLATELIGRNTDQFEERRLNRFFKGSGTRSTNPIYPLIENEVISAFSDSIINSDKDLLEKCYVKNADRQKFDNRIKMHLQKREPLFSSQPKRPMRKRESASLFNSITAASSNSRPLAILILGTVGTGKTTFLQYTRRVASESYFEKSNNELYPHWIDIDFRNFSQNESPINFIYSSLFEYIKNDDYFSDYNRSIKNAYSEDIKALKSGPMFLLSKNQDNFNEKITEVIMDDYNKVAPYVDKLIKYGAAQSPVFLVIDNIDQFEDDETQSNIFSDAIALAGRLNINLIIAMRESTYVDHRNSPTFDAFDFDPIHIEPPEIPAVLSRRFFLTGQMLSEKKGSFTALNGADFKVDDLSVFIDIVKSSVLGTEIGDRIDVLSNHDVRLALRMTREFLARGYTDPAKALQTFGSTKKYTLPKQEAFRSILLGNQSVYSEEYSVIGNPFDSRLGRSNGELLRMFVLGALVKHSSNTGSGSLDGPTIRDNLKAIGFSESDTIDVLSDLCEKRFIHTKSHGRADLSSSYFASRLGGHIIRSLLSDFTFVENILMDTFISDKAVWEVLKLLSQQITDERNVVDRLKLRASRCRSFYSYMITQYKPLLEEATRRSLDPTWLSNPLEEMLKELEDNMQKAIDSAERNYGNNKPKKA
- the panC gene encoding pantoate--beta-alanine ligase; this encodes MKTFHTIAELRAALKIERLQDKSIIFVPTMGNLHDGHMSLIRRATEEGDVIVSSIFVNPMQFSANEDLERYPKTLEEDKRVLQANGCHYLFAPDALEMYPDGKRSQTQIEVIGLSDILCGASRPGHFVGVSTVVTKLFNIVQPDCAIFGNKDFQQLKVIEDMVRDLSSNVRVIGIDTARNDDGLAMSSRNGYLTKEERHIAPTMYQTLLWAKDALITNSASHEDIREQALQKLEAAGFRRDYFEIRAQDNLQTPSEEEKSLVILAAAYLGSARLIDNLRVELA
- the pgi gene encoding glucose-6-phosphate isomerase translates to MRSPTELTAWKKLADHQQEMNSVDMKSLFEADPKRAEKYTTHAAGWTLDYAKNRANEKTLSLLTDLVKEAGLENAIKGMFSGAHINNTEDRSVLHIALRASQAQESLMVDGVNVLEEVRTTLKQMEKFVAQLHSGEWKGHSGKTITDVVSIGIGGSYLGPKVVAEALTPYKKDDIKVHFVANIDGSDITGKLKQLNPETTVFVISSKTFGTLETLSNANAARDWFLSNGGSEASVSKHFAAVSSNVKKAVAFGMAEENIFPMWDWVGGRYSLWSAIGLPVAIAVGMDNFYELLDGAHQMDEHFRTAPFEENLPVIMGALGVWYINFHNAQTHALIPYDHYLRAMPAHIQQLDMESNGKSTLLNGDGVETDTGPIIWGGAGTNGQHAYHQLLHQGTRLVPVDFIVPLASHNPIGEHHTQLFANCLSQSQALMVGKTLEQAQQELRDAGATAEQIAKIAPHKVIKGNRPSNTLLTDKMTPAAVGALIALYEHRTFVQGTIWGINSFDQWGVELGKVLGTDIFNHLVSDSDNSALDASTQALIQAFKKAQA
- the pcnB gene encoding polynucleotide adenylyltransferase PcnB — encoded protein: MLTGLKSLVRKATSLFASPQAQTYPIIIPRSDHSLSRQNLSPNAVKVLYRLNKAGYDAYLVGGCVRDHLIGIEPKDFDVVTNATPEEVHTIFSNSRLIGRRFKLVHVTFGREIIEVSTFRAGASQDDDSEKQQPQESLKGKDSARSAHGIVLRDNVYGSIEEDAERRDFTFNALYYNVQDFSIHDYCGGLKDIEDKQIRIIGDARQRYQEDPVRMLRAIRFAGKLGFELEAKTAAPIKEMAHLLDHIPPARLFEEVLKLMGSGNGIQTFALLRQYGLFRYLFPDTDALLKSGWKRDDIDPEAFILQGLKNTDDRIQSGKTTAPYFLYAVLLWPSVALRHDEFQAQGMPATPALHQAANMVLDNQVASTAIPRRFSTPMREIWDMQYRLPKRYGKRAFLLLEHPRFRAGFDFLLIRELSGTKLDGLGDWWEAFQHGSESQQRELIKNIDTHANDKEGPKKRRPRRRRKSNGNSISANTPSETSDE